AGCCGGCCTGCACGACGTAGGTGCCGTTCGAGACGCCGATGGTTTTCGTATTGAACTGGATCGACCCGTCGGCCCGGTTCGAAGTCAGCCATTTCCCCAAGCAGTCGAAGTTCGCGACCTGGGTGGTGGTGTGGTCGGAGTTGACCTTGAGTAGTTGGGCGCACGGGAAGATGCTGATGTTGTTCGGATTCTTGTAGTTGATCTCCCCGTATATGCCGCGGCTTCCGTCCCCCCATCTGCAGGGCAACTCAGCGATGCCGTAGGTCTCGTCGGCGTAGCCCTTGTCCCGGCAGCCACCGCCTCCGGTGTTGGCCGATGCGCTCTGGGCGACGGTGACGCCGGTGGTCAGCAGCGTGCCGACGATGGTGAGCGTGGCGGCGGCCCGCTTGACGCCCTGGCGGCCGAGTGTCTTTCTCATGATCTTCTCCTCTTCGTCCGGGATGTAGAGCCAGCCTGAGTGGTGGACGCGCTCTCGTTGTGAGGCTGTGCCCTCTGCAGCGGCCCGGGGTGAGGTGACGGTCAAGGCTGGCCGAGGGCTTCAGGTGCCGATCATCCGGAGCCCCCCACGGTGGTGACCAGGCAGAACGGCCGGAAGAAAGCACCGGCAGTTTCCCGGCAGATACCCCTGTGGTGTACTCGCCTGCGCAGGTCCAGATCATCCGGCGGGAGCGTGATGGGCGAGGGCGGATTCGGGGCGCTGTTACGCGCCCGGCGCAGCGGGGCCGGGCTGACGCAGGAGGAACTCGCCGAACGCTCGGGACTGAGCGTTAGGGCCATCCGTGACCTCGAGCGCGGCAGGGTTGCCCGGCCGCGCCGGGAAACCGTACGGCTACTCGCCACGGCCCTCGGCCTGCCAGAGGACGAGCACGAGGAATTCCTTCGACTTGCCCGCCATGTGCTGCCGCCGGCCCGACCGGGGCGCGCCGACGCCGAGTTGCCGACCGCTCCCGCCGCGATGGCACCCATCGACCGTGACGATCCGCATCCCTCAGTCGTCCCGCCAGACGAACCGGCCATGCCCCCAAAGGCAGAGGCAGCCGGCCACCGGGCCGGACACGCACGCCGGAAACGCACCGCGGCACGCTACGGCACTCTGCTCACCGCGCTGTTGACAGTCACCGCACTCTCCTCCGATCAGGGCTCGCCACCCGCACTGCCGTCCCGCCCCGGCCCGCGCGTCTTCCGGACCACGAGCAGCGCTGCCTATGCCGCCCGGATCAGCAACAACGACTCCAGGCCTCCTTACGGTCCGCCGTCGACCATCGGGGCCGATCTGTGGGTGCTGCACGCAGTCCCCCGCGGCGAAACGCTGATCGTCACCGTCGCGCTCACCGGCGCGAGCTCGGGTGCGGTCACCGTGACCGACACGGCCGGCAATACCTACCGGCCGGCCGGGCATATCAACGACCGCGGCCGCCTGCTGCTCTTCGCAGTCGTCGGTGCCAAGCCGCTGGACATGCTCGATCGGATCATCATTCGCTGGCCGCGAGC
Above is a genomic segment from Streptomyces collinus Tu 365 containing:
- a CDS encoding helix-turn-helix domain-containing protein: MGEGGFGALLRARRSGAGLTQEELAERSGLSVRAIRDLERGRVARPRRETVRLLATALGLPEDEHEEFLRLARHVLPPARPGRADAELPTAPAAMAPIDRDDPHPSVVPPDEPAMPPKAEAAGHRAGHARRKRTAARYGTLLTALLTVTALSSDQGSPPALPSRPGPRVFRTTSSAAYAARISNNDSRPPYGPPSTIGADLWVLHAVPRGETLIVTVALTGASSGAVTVTDTAGNTYRPAGHINDRGRLLLFAVVGAKPLDMLDRIIIRWPRATAAQTAVDAFRGITAAGPWIEGESDPRDSTESINIGDLPLCTEGDLLFTAMNAPTGPAAQFHAPWQTAPWQTVDVDLPPRNPTLTTAYRSITSTDNDCTVRGTATPPWQSITLPLHAGAGPHSTR